One Paenibacillus crassostreae DNA segment encodes these proteins:
- a CDS encoding DUF6382 domain-containing protein, with amino-acid sequence MLELTQDFIHNGGNYMIMNSAEGFMSTDLNRVQTNMITSVKIPHLLPLQLKEVNFMVSLHYDITDKKMLTHLLKSEKLTMEEFYVLLLQLVDALEDSTSYMLYPEQYILQENYIFVEGPLHVGKLYLTYCPIPTMKYHESLQFSLSQIITRLMTTVSELHGNGIQMLLQYVGAEGFTLSGMNGLLQSLLANTGEHSLSLPKEGRTQPPNLHQYNNKASTFDSGLQSGQNSDLVVSSPQKQVRSNPIPVVLDSFEMDSQHDNDLMIEDENHEKGPMATYVALGCLVCCALVWRFLYMDHPGTAMLIVSLAITALLGVMAWMGWKGRLRMPVNGAEPLTESIPLFDSGELDDSSIIRKKTSFQVERLTGYFGGASKGVSKSSSKDSSLEPSRERWVFPDSPVDDSIQQNNNRNLVPSRIEQEHVHEEGDYYTQLSHRTEMLSSPRANATVLLKPENSISQDNKGRSQSPSPFLERRDIGQGNQSDLSVCRIELDILHFIIGRSADVAQFVEESPGTSRAHVEISKGINGMVIKDLGSKNGTLLNKELMVSYKEYPLHDGDLFTIAKGKYTYHLRS; translated from the coding sequence TTGTTAGAATTAACGCAGGATTTCATCCACAACGGTGGTAATTATATGATTATGAATAGTGCTGAGGGATTTATGTCAACTGATTTAAACAGAGTACAGACGAACATGATCACCTCTGTAAAAATTCCGCATCTATTACCTCTTCAATTAAAAGAAGTGAATTTTATGGTGAGTCTACATTATGATATTACAGACAAAAAGATGCTTACTCATCTACTCAAAAGTGAAAAGTTAACGATGGAGGAATTCTATGTTTTGCTACTTCAATTAGTGGATGCCTTGGAAGACAGCACCTCTTATATGTTATATCCAGAACAATATATTCTTCAAGAAAATTATATATTTGTAGAGGGGCCACTTCATGTCGGTAAGTTGTATCTAACTTATTGTCCTATACCAACCATGAAGTATCATGAATCATTACAGTTTTCACTCAGTCAAATCATAACAAGATTGATGACCACGGTATCAGAATTACACGGTAATGGGATTCAGATGTTGCTTCAATATGTTGGTGCTGAGGGATTTACATTGTCTGGTATGAATGGATTACTTCAGAGTTTATTAGCTAATACTGGAGAACATTCTCTGTCTCTTCCAAAGGAAGGTAGAACTCAACCACCTAATTTACATCAATATAATAATAAGGCATCCACTTTTGATTCGGGGCTACAGTCAGGACAGAATTCAGATTTAGTTGTATCCTCACCACAAAAGCAAGTGAGATCCAATCCAATACCGGTTGTTTTGGATTCATTTGAGATGGATAGTCAACATGACAATGATTTAATGATCGAGGATGAAAATCATGAGAAAGGACCAATGGCAACCTATGTAGCTTTGGGATGTTTGGTTTGCTGCGCTTTGGTCTGGCGATTTCTCTATATGGATCATCCTGGAACGGCGATGCTGATCGTAAGCTTAGCTATTACCGCCTTACTTGGAGTGATGGCTTGGATGGGTTGGAAGGGACGACTCCGTATGCCAGTGAATGGTGCTGAGCCCTTAACAGAATCTATACCCTTGTTTGATTCAGGTGAACTAGATGATTCTAGTATCATTCGTAAGAAAACATCATTTCAGGTAGAACGCTTAACAGGGTACTTTGGTGGTGCATCAAAGGGGGTATCCAAAAGTTCATCGAAGGATAGCTCTTTGGAACCATCCCGTGAAAGATGGGTATTCCCTGATAGTCCTGTAGATGATAGCATACAACAAAATAATAATAGAAATCTTGTTCCATCTAGGATTGAACAAGAACATGTTCATGAAGAAGGTGATTATTATACTCAGCTTAGTCATAGAACGGAAATGTTATCCTCGCCTCGAGCTAATGCAACTGTTCTATTGAAGCCGGAGAACAGTATATCTCAAGATAATAAAGGTAGATCTCAATCGCCGAGCCCATTCCTAGAGCGTAGAGATATCGGACAAGGTAATCAGAGCGACCTATCAGTATGTCGCATTGAGTTGGATATTCTTCACTTTATTATAGGAAGATCAGCTGATGTTGCCCAATTCGTAGAGGAATCTCCAGGAACTTCAAGAGCACATGTAGAGATCTCTAAGGGAATCAATGGGATGGTCATTAAAGATCTGGGATCTAAGAACGGTACCTTATTAAACAAAGAGTTAATGGTTAGTTATAAAGAATATCCACTCCACGATGGTGATCTATTTACGATTGCTAAGGGAAAGTATACGTATCACTTAAGGTCTTGA
- a CDS encoding A24 family peptidase, producing MEVAHIGCALLVISAFITDIKSMKIPNKLTIPAILCGLIYHIIVNGWSGALFAGKGFITGFIILLIMYWMGAVGAGDVKLFGGIGAWTGILFTIQTLLYSVLFAGAIGIAILLWRRETFSRLREVVRGIAGFFLFKDIAILKNWSKEQIRFPFMLAVLPGIICAYLYAFPN from the coding sequence ATGGAAGTTGCACATATTGGTTGTGCGTTACTCGTGATATCAGCGTTTATAACGGATATTAAATCAATGAAGATTCCTAATAAGCTTACGATCCCTGCTATCTTATGTGGACTAATTTATCATATTATCGTTAATGGTTGGAGTGGAGCACTATTCGCTGGAAAAGGATTTATTACTGGATTTATCATACTCCTTATTATGTATTGGATGGGCGCTGTAGGAGCGGGAGATGTCAAACTTTTCGGTGGAATCGGTGCTTGGACTGGTATATTGTTCACGATTCAGACCTTATTGTATTCTGTACTATTTGCAGGCGCTATAGGAATTGCAATTCTCTTGTGGAGAAGAGAGACATTCTCCCGCCTACGAGAAGTAGTGCGTGGAATAGCCGGGTTCTTTCTCTTCAAAGATATCGCGATATTAAAGAATTGGAGCAAGGAGCAAATTCGTTTTCCATTTATGCTCGCCGTTCTACCGGGTATTATCTGTGCTTATCTATACGCTTTTCCTAATTAG
- a CDS encoding TadE/TadG family type IV pilus assembly protein: MLSKKRIIPIKKLKNEKGSMVVEAALVFPFFIFLIVFLIYIVQMTLISTALHSTVSDTVKMVSSHMYPIGLMVDQEAPSEESQDPQLTGNWVIPKLSVTDWVSQYSNSLPDPFAQWMLDAAARGDEPLQMVKNNMAEAVLDPVVKPLLKPFIQSDFLRYERIHVSNIYLPDMKTRANPYFGIEVSYELPMRVPFINKEIVLQAKAQERLWIGDTLEGIGSGDGEEGDTSSIQILEKPNPAIIGKKTKVRVKVAPDERVQLSVFYKSGESTAKYLGWSQADAEGFLEWEWFVGTNTTPGIWPFIITTENGERMEVMFTVVDRD, from the coding sequence ATGCTATCAAAAAAGCGGATTATTCCTATTAAAAAGTTGAAAAATGAAAAGGGTAGCATGGTTGTTGAAGCGGCATTGGTATTTCCCTTTTTTATATTTCTGATTGTATTTCTAATCTATATTGTTCAGATGACGTTGATATCTACGGCACTCCATAGCACCGTATCTGATACGGTGAAGATGGTATCCTCTCATATGTATCCTATTGGATTAATGGTGGATCAGGAAGCCCCTTCAGAAGAAAGCCAAGACCCACAATTAACGGGGAATTGGGTTATTCCGAAGCTTTCTGTGACAGATTGGGTATCTCAGTATAGTAATTCTCTGCCTGATCCGTTCGCGCAATGGATGTTGGATGCCGCAGCAAGGGGGGACGAACCCTTACAGATGGTTAAGAATAATATGGCTGAAGCTGTACTTGATCCTGTCGTGAAGCCGTTACTTAAGCCATTCATTCAAAGTGATTTTTTGAGGTATGAAAGGATTCATGTCTCTAATATTTATCTCCCCGATATGAAGACTAGGGCAAATCCATATTTCGGAATTGAAGTCAGTTATGAGTTACCTATGAGGGTGCCTTTTATCAACAAAGAAATTGTATTGCAAGCTAAGGCACAAGAGCGTCTATGGATTGGGGATACCCTTGAGGGAATAGGAAGTGGAGATGGTGAAGAAGGTGACACATCTTCTATACAGATTCTTGAGAAACCTAATCCAGCTATTATCGGAAAGAAGACGAAGGTCAGGGTTAAGGTTGCCCCCGATGAAAGGGTTCAATTATCAGTCTTTTATAAGAGTGGAGAAAGTACTGCTAAGTACCTTGGTTGGAGCCAAGCGGATGCGGAAGGATTTCTCGAATGGGAATGGTTTGTTGGAACCAACACGACTCCAGGGATATGGCCTTTCATTATTACAACAGAAAATGGAGAACGGATGGAAGTTATGTTTACCGTTGTGGACCGCGATTAA
- a CDS encoding TadE family protein, which produces MRSKFKGNEGSFTIEASLVMPIILMVTIILMFFCMYIYQQSFLQQVASAATERSAYVWDNSHKEASSGAVQPGQHDSLYWRLSDDNMLGSIFGWAGAGSEESISLPVGGESSSLPVEKLTKVSELATGEMTGNLTYENKLLFRKVNAELHQLINLPLLDRILSGGSEIEVHAQSLIVEPVEFIRTVDLMRYYGAKFKGSGSSDSSSMNKGDAAKVLQKYGSKTK; this is translated from the coding sequence ATGAGAAGTAAATTCAAAGGCAACGAGGGAAGCTTCACGATTGAAGCTTCCCTTGTTATGCCAATTATACTGATGGTGACGATTATACTCATGTTCTTTTGTATGTATATTTACCAGCAATCTTTTCTACAGCAAGTTGCATCAGCTGCGACAGAAAGATCAGCTTATGTCTGGGATAACAGCCATAAAGAAGCATCTAGTGGTGCTGTTCAACCGGGGCAACATGACTCGCTGTACTGGAGATTATCTGATGATAACATGCTTGGGTCAATATTTGGTTGGGCAGGAGCTGGAAGTGAAGAATCTATTTCTTTACCAGTTGGTGGTGAGTCGAGTTCACTTCCAGTGGAAAAGCTGACCAAAGTAAGTGAACTAGCAACAGGTGAAATGACGGGGAATCTAACTTATGAGAATAAGTTATTGTTTCGAAAGGTAAATGCTGAATTGCATCAGCTCATTAACTTGCCACTATTAGATCGGATATTATCTGGTGGATCTGAAATAGAAGTACATGCTCAATCGCTTATTGTTGAACCTGTTGAATTTATACGTACGGTCGATTTAATGAGATATTATGGTGCGAAATTCAAAGGATCAGGATCAAGTGATAGTAGTTCGATGAATAAAGGGGATGCAGCCAAGGTATTGCAGAAATATGGGTCAAAGACTAAATAG
- a CDS encoding Flp1 family type IVb pilin → MLTNIWGKVKGLWQEEDGLGMLEMILIIAALVVIAVVFRDQLKIIVDNLLKKVSSKSSTFIDEK, encoded by the coding sequence ATGTTAACGAATATATGGGGTAAAGTAAAGGGACTTTGGCAAGAGGAAGATGGTCTTGGCATGCTGGAAATGATCTTGATTATTGCGGCACTTGTAGTTATAGCAGTGGTCTTTAGGGATCAACTTAAAATAATCGTTGATAATCTATTGAAAAAGGTTAGTAGTAAAAGTAGTACCTTTATTGATGAGAAGTAA
- a CDS encoding type II secretion system F family protein, with protein MIVIYVVMLVLLVGGWVVLNWLSDEKYRTLSKLPMEGLRLSKMVVPTLYILDKSKITTRFPFFFFKVQRSIQKVYGTRYSGEMTLLYLGEMMCYSWLLFSFGCVLSIGMGEETGLILGGVLGILLPVAMVKDLHKKVQVRDQDILMELPELLNKVVLLVGAGETVQKAIAHCVERKKDQQDHPLYKELIRMVGDWDSGYSFQQSFESFSKRCAIQEVSIFTTTVLLNFRRGGNDFVLALRELSRTLWESRKVITRTRGEQASSKLVFPMVVIFMVVVVLVGAPAMMMMNM; from the coding sequence ATGATTGTAATCTACGTCGTGATGCTGGTTCTGCTAGTGGGCGGTTGGGTGGTGCTGAACTGGCTCAGCGACGAGAAATATCGAACACTTAGCAAGCTGCCTATGGAAGGGTTACGACTTAGTAAAATGGTTGTACCGACGTTGTATATCTTGGATAAATCAAAGATAACAACAAGATTTCCATTTTTCTTTTTTAAAGTACAACGGTCGATACAGAAAGTTTATGGAACGAGATATAGTGGGGAAATGACTTTGCTCTATCTTGGGGAAATGATGTGTTACAGCTGGTTACTGTTTAGCTTTGGATGTGTTCTTTCCATAGGTATGGGAGAAGAGACGGGGCTAATTCTTGGTGGGGTTCTAGGGATCCTCTTACCGGTAGCTATGGTAAAGGATCTTCACAAAAAGGTTCAGGTTCGCGACCAAGACATTCTTATGGAACTCCCTGAACTATTAAATAAGGTTGTATTGCTTGTGGGAGCAGGTGAAACGGTACAAAAGGCGATTGCTCATTGTGTTGAACGAAAGAAGGATCAACAGGATCATCCTTTGTATAAAGAATTGATTCGTATGGTTGGGGATTGGGATAGTGGTTATTCCTTTCAACAGTCATTCGAAAGTTTCAGTAAACGATGTGCAATCCAAGAAGTATCGATCTTTACTACGACTGTATTGCTGAATTTCAGACGTGGAGGCAATGACTTTGTATTGGCATTACGTGAATTATCTCGAACACTATGGGAGAGTCGCAAAGTAATTACGCGTACACGTGGGGAACAAGCCTCTTCTAAACTGGTATTCCCGATGGTTGTAATATTTATGGTGGTAGTTGTGCTAGTCGGTGCACCGGCAATGATGATGATGAATATGTAG
- a CDS encoding type II secretion system F family protein, translating to MRSSTAKNRVKSHVSSIHQNERKQRQTLPDYSIYELSMLERILCMVIGGVIFYSIGYLFYHNWFVSILIACCGGFIPGFWRRNMLNRRRAAMNLHFKQALFSLSSSLSAGRSVENGFREAVSDLRMLDPGAENDLIMELNIICARLEYGEPIEDALQDFSRRAAMEDITNFADVFTTCKRTGGDLVEVVRRTSNIIGEKLDVQQEISVMIAQKKFESTTILVAPILLIAFMNLSSPDYMLPMYSGIGFFITTISLAVLGVCSIWITKIMNIKL from the coding sequence ATGAGATCATCGACGGCTAAGAATAGAGTCAAAAGTCATGTGAGCTCGATTCATCAGAACGAAAGAAAGCAACGGCAAACTCTCCCTGATTACAGTATTTATGAGTTGAGTATGTTGGAAAGAATCCTTTGTATGGTTATCGGTGGCGTTATATTTTATAGCATAGGATATTTATTCTATCATAATTGGTTTGTTTCAATATTGATTGCATGTTGTGGAGGATTTATTCCAGGATTCTGGAGGAGGAATATGCTGAACCGTCGACGGGCCGCGATGAATTTACACTTCAAGCAAGCGTTGTTCTCCCTGTCTTCTTCACTTTCGGCAGGTCGTTCTGTAGAGAATGGATTCAGAGAAGCTGTTTCGGATCTACGAATGCTGGATCCTGGAGCAGAGAATGATCTCATAATGGAATTGAATATTATTTGCGCTAGATTGGAGTATGGAGAGCCGATTGAAGATGCATTACAAGATTTCAGTCGACGTGCGGCGATGGAGGATATCACAAATTTTGCTGATGTATTCACGACCTGTAAAAGAACAGGTGGTGACTTAGTAGAAGTCGTACGCCGAACATCCAACATTATTGGTGAGAAGTTAGATGTTCAACAGGAAATCTCTGTGATGATCGCTCAGAAGAAATTCGAATCTACAACGATCCTGGTGGCGCCCATTTTATTGATCGCTTTCATGAATTTATCTTCGCCAGATTATATGTTACCGATGTATAGCGGAATAGGATTTTTTATTACAACAATTTCATTGGCAGTATTGGGTGTATGTTCGATCTGGATTACTAAGATTATGAACATAAAATTGTAG
- a CDS encoding CpaF family protein: MDEEMFRIIRSVIRSGLDVTSAVDDSELMDYIERTVFAQVELQELTAMEKRTLVRRIYDSFRGLDVLQPLVDNPSITEIMINSHQDIFIEQNGDVKRISQKFESQNRLEDIIQTIVAGVNRVVNESSPIVDARLKDGSRVNIVLPPIALKGPTMTIRKFPEKPMTMDDLVSRDALSEETALFLQRLVVGKYNIFISGGTGSGKTTFLNALSQFIPIDERVITIEDSAELQIVTVPNLVSLETRNANTEGRGEISIRELIRSSLRMRPNRIVVGEVRGSEALDMLQAMNTGHDGSLSTGHANSTRDMISRLETMVLSGANLPILVVRQQISSAIDILVHLSRLRDRSRRVTEISEVLGMENGEVQLNPLFRFKEKEERDGKVIGQLESCGTIMQHVDKLQMAGLEVALRKEGVEVNL, encoded by the coding sequence GTGGATGAGGAGATGTTCAGAATTATCCGAAGTGTTATTCGTTCTGGATTAGATGTGACATCAGCGGTGGATGACTCCGAATTGATGGATTATATCGAACGGACCGTGTTTGCTCAAGTGGAATTGCAGGAACTGACGGCTATGGAGAAACGGACATTGGTTCGTCGAATATATGATTCCTTTCGTGGATTAGATGTATTGCAACCCTTAGTGGACAATCCGTCGATTACGGAGATCATGATCAATAGCCATCAGGATATTTTTATTGAACAAAATGGTGATGTGAAACGAATATCTCAGAAATTTGAATCACAGAACCGCTTGGAGGATATTATTCAGACCATCGTAGCTGGAGTGAATCGCGTAGTGAATGAATCATCGCCGATTGTAGATGCGAGACTGAAAGATGGATCACGTGTCAATATTGTTCTTCCCCCAATTGCATTGAAGGGGCCAACCATGACCATACGGAAATTCCCCGAGAAACCGATGACGATGGATGATCTAGTCAGCCGAGATGCATTGAGTGAGGAAACGGCATTATTTCTACAAAGATTAGTAGTTGGTAAATATAACATTTTCATAAGTGGAGGTACTGGATCAGGGAAAACAACTTTTCTTAACGCCCTATCTCAGTTCATTCCGATTGATGAGCGTGTGATTACAATTGAAGATTCAGCAGAGTTGCAGATTGTAACGGTTCCTAATCTAGTGTCGCTTGAGACACGAAATGCCAATACGGAGGGGAGAGGAGAAATCTCTATTCGTGAATTGATCCGATCCTCGTTACGGATGCGTCCGAATCGAATTGTAGTAGGTGAAGTTCGGGGGAGTGAGGCCTTAGACATGTTACAGGCAATGAATACTGGGCATGATGGAAGTCTCTCAACTGGGCATGCGAATAGTACGAGGGATATGATTAGTCGCTTAGAAACGATGGTACTAAGTGGAGCTAACCTTCCGATCCTAGTTGTACGTCAACAGATAAGTTCAGCGATTGATATTCTAGTTCATCTATCAAGATTACGGGATCGCTCAAGACGCGTAACTGAAATTAGCGAGGTGCTAGGTATGGAGAATGGTGAGGTGCAACTGAATCCACTCTTTCGGTTCAAGGAGAAAGAGGAGCGGGACGGAAAAGTTATAGGTCAATTAGAATCTTGCGGTACCATTATGCAGCATGTTGATAAGCTACAGATGGCTGGGCTTGAAGTTGCACTAAGGAAAGAAGGTGTGGAGGTGAACTTATGA
- a CDS encoding AAA family ATPase, with translation MIPTRIVLAVAEKEYIDPLVSYVHNSEYRDKMCISAFTEVDKFLQYMNGNEKERPELIVGELSFIEPWLKQSEQTVTWIVLNEMGQSSLQGPVLSKYQPLPQLLESILDLSRSQSSPRSRAMGETAMIGILSAVGGSGKTTTALNMAKQLNSKGLSVFYLNLETVNSTAVFPRQIRSRESGQGLSRLLYDLQAAQESKDYSSISVASYIVHHEGIKADIFEPLTNIKEWIQMSKNNASQLMKLIANSGRYDVIIADTDTSADERCEAVMECCGSLVWLLLDDVISMYKSEKWLSYLERNNPPLFMDMMSRSKFIMNRYVGTLTNTLPTYLEQIDGVLPYIPSWKQVCHEEIILSSPIFQRDILHLCRDLVGDLLPNVDGGQSRG, from the coding sequence ATGATTCCGACCAGAATAGTTTTGGCTGTAGCGGAGAAAGAGTACATAGATCCTTTAGTTAGTTACGTTCACAATAGTGAATATAGGGATAAAATGTGTATTTCTGCTTTTACTGAAGTGGATAAATTTCTTCAGTATATGAATGGGAACGAGAAAGAGCGTCCGGAATTAATCGTTGGAGAGCTGTCTTTCATAGAGCCTTGGTTGAAGCAGAGTGAGCAGACTGTGACGTGGATCGTCCTGAATGAGATGGGGCAGAGTTCATTGCAAGGACCTGTTCTTAGCAAATATCAACCTTTACCACAACTTTTAGAGTCAATCTTAGATTTATCTCGAAGTCAAAGTTCGCCAAGATCACGAGCTATGGGTGAGACAGCTATGATTGGTATCCTCTCTGCTGTTGGAGGTAGTGGCAAGACTACGACTGCTCTTAATATGGCTAAGCAGTTAAATAGTAAAGGACTATCCGTATTCTATCTTAATTTAGAAACCGTGAATAGTACTGCAGTATTCCCAAGACAGATTAGGAGTAGGGAGAGTGGTCAAGGTCTATCTCGTCTGCTCTATGATCTTCAAGCAGCACAGGAATCCAAAGATTATTCATCGATTTCAGTGGCATCTTATATTGTTCATCATGAGGGGATAAAGGCTGATATTTTTGAACCATTAACCAATATCAAGGAATGGATTCAAATGAGTAAGAACAATGCAAGTCAACTTATGAAGTTGATTGCAAATAGTGGTCGATATGATGTCATTATCGCAGATACAGATACGAGTGCCGATGAACGATGTGAGGCTGTCATGGAATGCTGTGGAAGTCTAGTTTGGCTTCTACTTGATGACGTAATCAGTATGTATAAGAGTGAAAAGTGGCTTTCTTATCTAGAAAGGAACAACCCGCCTTTATTCATGGATATGATGTCGCGAAGCAAGTTTATTATGAACCGTTATGTTGGAACTCTTACAAATACTCTTCCCACCTATTTAGAACAAATAGATGGCGTTCTTCCGTATATTCCCTCTTGGAAGCAAGTCTGTCATGAGGAGATTATATTGAGTTCACCTATATTCCAAAGAGATATTCTTCATCTATGTAGAGATTTGGTCGGGGATTTATTACCTAATGTGGATGGGGGGCAATCTCGTGGATGA
- a CDS encoding GerAB/ArcD/ProY family transporter codes for MRKEVISSNQLFAMIVLFELGTAIIVPIGLESGHAVWISILMALPGGLLLYLIYEDLYQQYPNMIISGYTQKILGKFIGWPLSLLYIPVLMFNGSRNLREGSVLLLSSSYDITPIYIMDAMMVIAVIYILNKGIEVFARTAEIYFTVILFMGIICCSVVILAGLVDFRNIFPIHAKDWKDALKSAYPSIWIFPFGELVCFTTILPHFNKAHSSKRTGMVAVLLSGFLLTFTHAIELSVLGEDLYARSTFPIYNTITLVNLANFIQRLDALVILTLIIGVFFKLTIYCYAAMVITADLFKVKNPRKLAVPIGVVVLFTSMISTGNYPEHIEEGMVFMKYILIVICAYIPILLYIVHRIRRRFGLYR; via the coding sequence ATGAGAAAAGAAGTCATTAGTTCAAATCAACTATTTGCCATGATTGTCTTATTTGAATTGGGAACAGCAATCATTGTTCCGATTGGTCTTGAAAGTGGACATGCTGTATGGATATCCATTCTTATGGCCCTGCCTGGCGGATTGCTGTTATACCTTATTTATGAAGATTTATATCAACAATATCCTAATATGATCATCAGTGGATATACCCAGAAAATTCTCGGAAAATTTATTGGTTGGCCATTGAGTTTATTGTATATACCAGTCCTTATGTTTAACGGTTCTAGGAACTTGCGTGAAGGGAGTGTTTTATTGTTATCGTCTTCATATGATATAACTCCCATTTATATCATGGATGCAATGATGGTTATTGCGGTTATATATATCTTGAACAAAGGGATAGAAGTTTTCGCTAGGACAGCAGAAATCTATTTTACTGTGATTCTTTTTATGGGGATAATATGTTGTTCTGTTGTTATACTTGCCGGCCTAGTTGACTTCAGGAATATATTTCCAATCCATGCGAAAGACTGGAAGGATGCACTGAAATCAGCTTATCCTAGCATTTGGATTTTTCCATTCGGAGAACTGGTATGCTTCACAACAATATTACCTCATTTCAATAAAGCTCACTCAAGTAAGCGCACAGGGATGGTTGCGGTCTTGCTAAGTGGGTTCTTATTAACCTTCACACATGCGATTGAGTTGTCGGTACTGGGGGAGGATTTATACGCTAGGAGTACCTTTCCAATATACAACACAATAACGCTAGTTAACTTAGCAAACTTCATACAGCGCTTAGATGCGCTTGTTATACTAACTTTAATCATTGGTGTTTTTTTCAAATTGACGATTTACTGTTATGCAGCCATGGTAATAACAGCAGATTTATTTAAGGTGAAGAATCCACGAAAGCTAGCTGTGCCTATTGGAGTTGTAGTTCTATTCACTTCAATGATCAGTACAGGGAATTATCCTGAGCATATAGAAGAAGGAATGGTATTTATGAAATATATTCTGATTGTTATATGTGCCTATATCCCTATATTGCTCTACATTGTTCATCGTATACGCAGAAGATTCGGTCTATATCGATAA
- a CDS encoding Ger(x)C family spore germination protein — protein MTTKWTMRTIIYLVLLLLLTSCWNSRELNSVSIVSGIGIDKVPDKDEYRITFQVINPTAMATTIGASTGQAPITIFSTNDQTIFGALRKTSKRATRQLFFAHTQLLVIGESMAKSGINDIFDLFERSHELRLNTAVLVSRGSDAESVLKTLLQMENLPGSGMVKKTTNSARVWGESRLASVFELINDISGNGEIVISGAKVIGDPEVGKKKSDLEQTDPETFITMSGLALFKNGKLTYWLDDAEARGTLWVQNKIKETSINIDSDDKEKAIAINIFRSNTIIKVEIVDGLPVLHVSIREQGSINEMKAYVDLSKRDEINKLEQEIEKETKNEVMQALQAAQRMKSDIFNFGNELKRTDPKAWETVEKDWANLFAQGELDVRVKANIHTTGMRLNPYLPKTE, from the coding sequence ATGACAACTAAATGGACAATGCGAACTATTATTTATTTGGTATTGCTATTGCTCTTGACAAGTTGTTGGAATAGTCGGGAATTGAATTCCGTATCTATAGTGAGCGGTATAGGGATTGATAAAGTACCAGATAAAGATGAGTATAGAATCACTTTTCAAGTTATTAATCCTACAGCTATGGCAACAACTATTGGCGCCAGTACGGGGCAAGCACCGATTACGATCTTCTCAACCAATGATCAGACGATATTTGGAGCCTTGCGCAAAACATCAAAGAGGGCAACAAGACAGTTGTTTTTTGCGCATACACAACTTCTAGTCATTGGTGAATCCATGGCCAAGAGCGGAATTAACGATATATTTGATTTATTTGAAAGATCACATGAGTTGCGGCTTAACACGGCTGTGCTTGTATCAAGGGGTTCAGATGCGGAGTCCGTTCTAAAAACACTATTACAAATGGAGAATCTCCCTGGCTCAGGTATGGTTAAGAAGACGACGAATAGCGCAAGAGTGTGGGGGGAGAGCAGGCTTGCTTCTGTTTTTGAGCTCATTAATGACATATCAGGAAATGGTGAAATAGTCATTAGTGGTGCAAAAGTTATCGGGGATCCGGAGGTAGGAAAGAAGAAGTCTGATCTGGAACAGACCGATCCGGAGACGTTTATTACGATGAGCGGGTTGGCTTTATTTAAAAATGGCAAATTAACATATTGGTTGGATGATGCTGAAGCGAGAGGGACACTTTGGGTTCAGAATAAAATAAAAGAGACGAGTATTAATATCGATTCCGATGATAAAGAAAAGGCGATTGCTATCAATATTTTTCGTTCGAATACGATTATAAAGGTTGAAATTGTAGATGGTTTACCAGTTCTTCATGTCTCCATTAGGGAGCAAGGCAGTATAAATGAAATGAAGGCTTATGTTGATTTAAGTAAGAGGGATGAAATAAATAAATTGGAGCAAGAAATAGAAAAGGAGACAAAGAATGAAGTGATGCAGGCTTTACAAGCCGCACAGCGTATGAAAAGTGATATTTTTAATTTTGGGAATGAATTAAAGCGAACCGACCCGAAAGCATGGGAAACCGTGGAGAAAGATTGGGCGAACTTATTTGCCCAAGGTGAATTGGATGTTCGTGTAAAAGCGAATATTCATACCACAGGAATGAGATTAAACCCGTATTTGCCAAAAACGGAATAA